One genomic window of Glycine max cultivar Williams 82 chromosome 16, Glycine_max_v4.0, whole genome shotgun sequence includes the following:
- the LOC100809602 gene encoding probable serine/threonine-protein kinase WNK10 isoform X1: protein MNSGAVLALPPVSNVFRTREPHDFEDDFVEKDPTGRYIRYNEILGRGAFKTVYRGFDEVDGIEVAWNQVKIDGLMHSVDDLAKLYSEVNLLKSLKHENIIKFYDSWIDDKQKTVNMITELFTSGNLRLYRKKHKYVEMKAIKGWARQILHGLVYLHSHRPPIIHRDLKCDNIFVNGNQGEVKIGDLGLAVVMQQPTAQSVIGTPEFMAPELYEEAYTELVDIYSFGMCILEMVTLEYPYSECKNPAQIFKKVTSGIKPASLNKVSDPQLKEFIEKCLVPASERLSAEELLKDPFLQVENPKDPILYPLQPPSRTLRAYSFKSGSLSMDMDSDCKPFSMSICSESNQENPHCPVFEVQRTNNKHEFRLKGTKNDDNSVSLTLRIADTCAGRVRNIHFLFYLDTDTAVSVATEMVEHLELADHDVDFIAELIDYLIMKLLPWWKPSPDHFSCGELSPYSTNIDGQWPWGSVLTSIPSELAIDQDGFSGSDTTPKEDFVASEKSSVSKNDSNATFEGDCNSSSLVKLEDRYSQGSRASEMIVENTSMKNDNCHDSNADVSSESLSNSMSELEIGGAYFEDCKLQPAEYCSGEGVVINEFPKNSGSVLGTSINVENPTNSCSYVSSTEEDIIDLELQFKLDEIEAHYQHWIDELKKMMLEALDSTRRSWVAKKKLAVQ from the exons ATGAATTCTGGTGCTGTCTTGGCATTGCCTCCAGTAAGCAATGTATTCAGGACAAGGGAACCTCATGATTTTGAGGATGACTTTGTGGAGAAAGATCCAACTGGCCGGTACATAAGG TACAATGAAATCTTGGGTAGAGGTGCCTTCAAAACCGT TTATAGGGGTTTTGATGAAGTTGATGGAATAGAAGTTGCTTGGAACCAAGTTAAGATTGATGGCCTCATGCATTCAGTAGATGATCTTGCGAAATTGTATTCTGAAGTTAAtctattgaagtctttgaaacaTGAAAATATCATTAAGTTCTATGATTCTTGGATTGATGATAAGCAGAAAACTGTTAACATGATTACTGAACTCTTCACATCAGGAAATTTAAGGCT ATATCGTAAGAAGCATAAATATGTTGAAATGAAAGCTATAAAAGGTTGGGCCAGGCAGATCCTTCATGGCTTAGTATATCTTCACAGTCACAGGCCACCCATTATTCACAGAGACTTGAAATGTGACAACATCTTTGTGAATGGAAACCAAGGTGAAGTTAAGATAGGGGACCTTGGTTTAGCAGTTGTCATGCAACAACCAACTGCCCAAAGTGTTATTG gGACTCCTGAGTTTATGGCTCCAGAACTATATGAAGAGGCATACACTGAACTTGTTGACATCTATTCTTTTGGGATGTGCATATTGGAGATGGTTACTCTTGAATATCCCTATAGTGAATGCAAAAATCCTGCTCAAATCTTTAAGAAAGTTACCTCA GGCATCAAACCTGCTTCCCTTAATAAGGTGAGTGATCCCCAACTTAAGGAGTTTATTGAGAAATGTTTGGTTCCAGCATCTGAGAGATTGTCAGCAGAGGAGCTTCTTAAAGACCCATTTCTACAAGTTGAGAATCCAAAGGATCCCATCCTTTATCCTTTACAACCGCCTAGCCGAACACTGAGAGCATATTCATTCAAGTCTGGTTCTCTATCTATGGACATGGATTCTGACTGCAAACCGTTTTCTATGAGTATCTGTTCTGAAAGCAACCAGGAAAACCCACATTGTCCTGTTTTTGAAGTGCAGCGGACAAATAATAAACACGAGTTTAGGTTGAAAGGGACTAAAAATGATGATAACTCGGTATCATTGACCTTGCGTATTGCTGATACATGTG CAGGTCGAGTCCGGAatatacattttctcttttaccTTGATACAGATACTGCAGTCTCTGTGGCCACAGAGATGGTTGAACATTTGGAGCTGGCAGATCATGATGTAGATTTCATAGCTGAGCTTATTGATTACTTGATAATGAAACTTCTACCTTGGTGGAAGCCCTCACCTGATCATTTCTCATGTGGAGAATTAAGTCCTTATAGTACAAATATAGATGGCCAATGGCCATGGGGTTCTGTCCTAACTAGTATTCCCTCTGAATTGGCTATTGATCAGGATGGCTTCTCTGGGTCTGATACAACTCCCAAAGAAGATTTTGTTGCATCTGAGAAGAGCAGCGTTTCCAAAAATGATAGCAATGCTACTTTTGAGGGTGATTGTAATTCTTCTAGTCTGGTTAAATTGGAAGATCGATATTCACAAGGATCTAGAGCTTCTGAGATGATTGTTGAAAACACTTCTATGAAAAATGACAATTGTCATGATTCCAATGCTGATGTAAGTTCTGAAAGCTTAAGTAATTCCATGTCTGAACTTGAGATTGGGGGTGCATATTTTGAGGACTGTAAATTGCAACCAGCAGAATATTGTTCTGGAGAAGGAGTTGTGATAAATGAATTCCCAAAGAACTCAGGGTCAGTTCTTGGAACGTCCATTAATGTTGAGAACCCTACAAATAGTTGTTCTTATGTGTCATCAACAGAAGAGGACATTATTGATCTTGAGCTACAGTTTAAACTTGATGAAATTGAGGCACACTATCAGCATTGGATTGATGAACTTAAGAAAATGATGTTGGAGGCATTGGATTCCACCAGAAGGAGTTGGGTGGCCAAGAAGAAATTGGCTGTTCAGTGA
- the LOC100809602 gene encoding probable serine/threonine-protein kinase WNK10 isoform X2, translating into MNSGAVLALPPVSNVFRTREPHDFEDDFVEKDPTGRYIRYNEILGRGAFKTVYRGFDEVDGIEVAWNQVKIDGLMHSVDDLAKLYSEVNLLKSLKHENIIKFYDSWIDDKQKTVNMITELFTSGNLRLYRKKHKYVEMKAIKGWARQILHGLVYLHSHRPPIIHRDLKCDNIFVNGNQGEVKIGDLGLAVVMQQPTAQSVIGTPEFMAPELYEEAYTELVDIYSFGMCILEMVTLEYPYSECKNPAQIFKKVTSGIKPASLNKVSDPQLKEFIEKCLVPASERLSAEELLKDPFLQVENPKDPILYPLQPPSRTLRAYSFKSGSLSMDMDSDCKPFSMSICSESNQENPHCPVFEVQRTNNKHEFRLKGTKNDDNSVSLTLRIADTCGRVRNIHFLFYLDTDTAVSVATEMVEHLELADHDVDFIAELIDYLIMKLLPWWKPSPDHFSCGELSPYSTNIDGQWPWGSVLTSIPSELAIDQDGFSGSDTTPKEDFVASEKSSVSKNDSNATFEGDCNSSSLVKLEDRYSQGSRASEMIVENTSMKNDNCHDSNADVSSESLSNSMSELEIGGAYFEDCKLQPAEYCSGEGVVINEFPKNSGSVLGTSINVENPTNSCSYVSSTEEDIIDLELQFKLDEIEAHYQHWIDELKKMMLEALDSTRRSWVAKKKLAVQ; encoded by the exons ATGAATTCTGGTGCTGTCTTGGCATTGCCTCCAGTAAGCAATGTATTCAGGACAAGGGAACCTCATGATTTTGAGGATGACTTTGTGGAGAAAGATCCAACTGGCCGGTACATAAGG TACAATGAAATCTTGGGTAGAGGTGCCTTCAAAACCGT TTATAGGGGTTTTGATGAAGTTGATGGAATAGAAGTTGCTTGGAACCAAGTTAAGATTGATGGCCTCATGCATTCAGTAGATGATCTTGCGAAATTGTATTCTGAAGTTAAtctattgaagtctttgaaacaTGAAAATATCATTAAGTTCTATGATTCTTGGATTGATGATAAGCAGAAAACTGTTAACATGATTACTGAACTCTTCACATCAGGAAATTTAAGGCT ATATCGTAAGAAGCATAAATATGTTGAAATGAAAGCTATAAAAGGTTGGGCCAGGCAGATCCTTCATGGCTTAGTATATCTTCACAGTCACAGGCCACCCATTATTCACAGAGACTTGAAATGTGACAACATCTTTGTGAATGGAAACCAAGGTGAAGTTAAGATAGGGGACCTTGGTTTAGCAGTTGTCATGCAACAACCAACTGCCCAAAGTGTTATTG gGACTCCTGAGTTTATGGCTCCAGAACTATATGAAGAGGCATACACTGAACTTGTTGACATCTATTCTTTTGGGATGTGCATATTGGAGATGGTTACTCTTGAATATCCCTATAGTGAATGCAAAAATCCTGCTCAAATCTTTAAGAAAGTTACCTCA GGCATCAAACCTGCTTCCCTTAATAAGGTGAGTGATCCCCAACTTAAGGAGTTTATTGAGAAATGTTTGGTTCCAGCATCTGAGAGATTGTCAGCAGAGGAGCTTCTTAAAGACCCATTTCTACAAGTTGAGAATCCAAAGGATCCCATCCTTTATCCTTTACAACCGCCTAGCCGAACACTGAGAGCATATTCATTCAAGTCTGGTTCTCTATCTATGGACATGGATTCTGACTGCAAACCGTTTTCTATGAGTATCTGTTCTGAAAGCAACCAGGAAAACCCACATTGTCCTGTTTTTGAAGTGCAGCGGACAAATAATAAACACGAGTTTAGGTTGAAAGGGACTAAAAATGATGATAACTCGGTATCATTGACCTTGCGTATTGCTGATACATGTG GTCGAGTCCGGAatatacattttctcttttaccTTGATACAGATACTGCAGTCTCTGTGGCCACAGAGATGGTTGAACATTTGGAGCTGGCAGATCATGATGTAGATTTCATAGCTGAGCTTATTGATTACTTGATAATGAAACTTCTACCTTGGTGGAAGCCCTCACCTGATCATTTCTCATGTGGAGAATTAAGTCCTTATAGTACAAATATAGATGGCCAATGGCCATGGGGTTCTGTCCTAACTAGTATTCCCTCTGAATTGGCTATTGATCAGGATGGCTTCTCTGGGTCTGATACAACTCCCAAAGAAGATTTTGTTGCATCTGAGAAGAGCAGCGTTTCCAAAAATGATAGCAATGCTACTTTTGAGGGTGATTGTAATTCTTCTAGTCTGGTTAAATTGGAAGATCGATATTCACAAGGATCTAGAGCTTCTGAGATGATTGTTGAAAACACTTCTATGAAAAATGACAATTGTCATGATTCCAATGCTGATGTAAGTTCTGAAAGCTTAAGTAATTCCATGTCTGAACTTGAGATTGGGGGTGCATATTTTGAGGACTGTAAATTGCAACCAGCAGAATATTGTTCTGGAGAAGGAGTTGTGATAAATGAATTCCCAAAGAACTCAGGGTCAGTTCTTGGAACGTCCATTAATGTTGAGAACCCTACAAATAGTTGTTCTTATGTGTCATCAACAGAAGAGGACATTATTGATCTTGAGCTACAGTTTAAACTTGATGAAATTGAGGCACACTATCAGCATTGGATTGATGAACTTAAGAAAATGATGTTGGAGGCATTGGATTCCACCAGAAGGAGTTGGGTGGCCAAGAAGAAATTGGCTGTTCAGTGA
- the LOC100813346 gene encoding uncharacterized protein LOC100813346, whose protein sequence is MANLYVKAVPPADLNRNTEWFTYPGVWTTYILILFFSWILVLSVFGCSPGIAWTIVNLAHFAVTYHFFHWKKGTPFAEDQGIYNRLTWWEQVDNGKQLTRNRKFLTVVPLVLYLIASHTTDYQNPMFLFNTVAVIVLVVAKFPHMHKVRIFGINADK, encoded by the exons ATGGCAAACCTGTACGTGAAGGCGGTGCCACCGGCGGATCTGAACAGGAACACGGAGTGGTTCACGTACCCTGGCGTTTGGACCACATACATCctcatccttttcttttcttggatCCTCGTACTCTCCGTCTTCGGTTGTTCCCCTGGCATCGCTTGGACCATCGTTAATCTCGCACACTTTGCT GTAACATATCACTTTTTTCACTGGAAGAAAGGAACTCCATTTGCGGAGGACCAAGGGATCTACAATAGATTGACTTGGTGGGAGCAGGTAGACAATGGAAAGCAGCTTACTCGGAACAGGAAGTTTCTCACAGTTGTTCCTTTGGTGCT GTACTTGATAGCCTCACACACAACAGACTATCAGAATCCAATGTTCTTATTCAACACTGTTGCAGTGATTGTGCTGGTTGTTGCAAAGTTCCCCCACATGCACAAGGTCAGGATATTTGGAATCAATGCTGATAAGTGA
- the LOC102668549 gene encoding uncharacterized protein, which yields MPPSTTTQKSPPKLNPEPSNASHEVTVEDYVSSEDDESEETPIPSANLPNCNVPEKPKEETNENKVPRKLWTDVISGNRKPENGMTLEFFAPKIVEGKPIAKIEPEDIIGELKYWESALIMYVIGRDLSMNSVKQFMEKNWSFVKLPDLFYNDEGYFIMRFHSSQDKDEILSKGPYTIMNMTMLLRDWSPEFNLKRDMLRTIPIWIKLPQLPLYLWGAKTMGKIGSILGKPIVTDECTAQRLRISYARMLVEIDITQEMPKEVTIADNEGHELIQAVEYEWKPKYCGKCKKFGHVCEKPKVRKEKVWVPKPTLKSNEQEEGGPSNKETQMINTTNTEDLVSEWTTVQKAGKKTVTDTGTMQKTGKKIITDTGTSELNCSNGFGLLGVVNDSLVVQEKVP from the coding sequence ATGCCACCGTCAACAACTACTCAAAAATCACCACCGAAATTGAACCCGGAACCTAGCAATGCTAGTCATGAAGTTACTGTTGAAGACTATGTGAGCTCTGAGGATGATGAATCTGAAGAAACCCCAATTCCTTCAGCTAACCTACCGAACTGCAATGTACCAGAGAAACCTAAAGAGGAGACGAACGAAAATAAGGTACCAAGAAAGCTATGGACTGATGTAATTAGTGGAAATCGTAAGCCTGAGAATGGGATGACTCTTGAGTTTTTTGCTCCAAAGATTGTGGAAGGAAAGCCGATTGCTAAAATTGAACCTGAAGACATCATTGGTGAGCTTAAATATTGGGAATCTGCTTTGATTATGTATGTCATAGGGAGAGATCTTAGTATGAATTCTGTTAAGCAATTCATGGAAAAGAATTGGAGTTTTGTGAAATTGCCAGATCTGTTCTATAATGATGAAGGATACTTCATTATGCGTTTCCATTCTTCCCAGGACAAGGATGAAATTTTATCGAAGGGTCCTTACACAATTATGAACATGACTATGCTCCTTAGAGATTGGTCCCCTGAGTTTAATCTCAAGAGAGACATGCTGAGAACAATCCCTATCTGGATTAAGCTTCCTCAATTACCTTTATACCTTTGGGGTGCGAAAACCATGGGGAAAATTGGTAGTATACTGGGAAAACCGATAGTTACAGATGAATGCACAGCTCAAAGGCTGAGAATCTCTTATGCTAGAATGTTAGTGGAGATTGATATCACCCAAGAAATGCCAAAGGAAGTCACTATTGCTGATAATGAAGGGCATGAGTTAATTCAAGCTGTGGAGTATGAATGGAAACCGAAGTACTGtggaaagtgtaaaaagtttgGACATGTGTGTGAAAAACCTAAAGTCAGAAAAGAGAAAGTTTGGGTACCAAAACCTACTCTGAAAAGTAATGAGCAAGAGGAAGGGGGGCCTAGCAATAAGGAGACACAGATGATCAACACTACTAATACTGAGGACCTGGTTTCAGAGTGGACTACAGTACAGAAGGCAGGAAAAAAGACAGTTACTGATACAGGTACAATGCAGAAAACTGGAAAGAAGATAATTACTGATACAGGTACCTCTGAATTGAATTGCTCTAATGGATTTGGCCTACTAGGAGTTGTGAATGACTCTCTAGTAGTGCAGGAGAAAGTGCCATGA
- the LOC100793115 gene encoding dof zinc finger protein DOF2.5, whose product MEGMAPNSCARPVVEKKARPQEQLNCPRCNSTNTKFCYYNNYSLTQPRYFCKTCRRYWTEGGSLRNVPVGGGSRKNKKVSVTASSSPKVPDLNPPNHSAISSHNPKIMHGGQDLNLAFPAMEKYHHHGMSPYNVEMQNSNTTTTHHHHQTSPSCSAPPANSLSALELLRSSMASRGLNPYAPNSSLMPNSTNNNNNALYPSGFPMQEVKPSLNFSSVDGIGNNRSYDQERGGGRVLFPFGDVKQLSAAAGAADQVEQQQQGNSTGYWTGMIGEGTW is encoded by the coding sequence ATGGAGGGGATGGCTCCCAATTCATGTGCAAGGCCAGTTGTAGAGAAGAAAGCAAGGCCACAAGAGCAACTGAATTGTCCAAGGTGCAATTCAACCAATACAAAGTTCTGCTACTACAACAACTACAGCCTCACACAGCCAAGATACTTCTGCAAGACTTGTAGAAGGTATTGGACAGAAGGAGGGTCTCTGAGAAACGTTCCAGTTGGAGGTGGTtcaagaaagaacaagaaggTCTCTGTGACAGCTTCATCATCACCAAAGGTTCCAGACCTAAACCCACCAAACCACTCAGCTATCTCATCACACAACCCTAAAATAATGCATGGTGGCCAAGATCTCAATCTTGCTTTCCCAGCCATGGAAAAGTACCATCATCATGGCATGTCACCTTATAACGTTGAGATGCAAAACAGTAACACCACCACtactcatcatcatcaccaaaCCTCTCCTTCTTGTTCTGCTCCTCCAGCTAATTCTCTTTCAGCTCTTGAGCTACTTAGGTCCAGCATGGCATCTAGGGGTTTGAACCCTTATGCTCCTAATTCTTCCTTGATGCCAAActcaacaaacaacaacaacaatgcccTTTACCCATCAGGGTTTCCCATGCAAGAAGTTAAACCTAGTCTTAACTTTTCTTCAGTTGATGGGATCGGAAATAATAGATCATATGATCAAGAGAGGGGTGGTGGCAGAGTTTTGTTCCCTTTTGGAGACGTCAAACAGCTTTCTGCTGCTGCAGGTGCTGCTGATCAAgtggaacaacaacaacaaggaaATTCAACTGGTTATTGGACTGGAATGATTGGTGAAGGAACAtggtaa